Genomic DNA from Paenibacillus sp. KS-LC4:
TTCCTCGTAAAAATAATGCACCTGATCAAGCGCCGATTGAAACTTCTCTTGATCAGACAGGTTCGGCATGACAAAAATGGCGAAGCCTTGTACTTTGACGCCTCCTGCGAGCAGGCGCTGCTTGTTCGTCTCAAGCTCAGGCGCATCGTTGAAGGAAAGGCTGCCCTTCTTATCTGCCAGCTTCATCAAAGCATCGCAATGCAAATCAATAATGTTCATCGGCGCTTACCCCTTATCTGTCCTTATTTACCGTAATATTGTTTATTTCCGCCTCGGGATCAAAGTCAATATGGCTCGGCACATTGATAATGAGCATGCCGCCAAAAATCGTTTCCCAATTGCCGCCGCTGTCGGCGACCCGGTTTTTGAAAGCGGCAAGCTCCTCGGACGAAGCGACGTCCTGGCTGAGCAGCCACGAATACCTTCTTAAGCGGGATTTGCGAACCGTCTCTTTATAAAAATAAATGTTGCCTTGCTGCTCCAGCTTGACAATATCACCGAATGATAC
This window encodes:
- a CDS encoding DUF4265 domain-containing protein yields the protein MNPSVELGISFHSSGQEIEMLKVTPIDDQRYRIEENPLFTEMVSFGDIVKLEQQGNIYFYKETVRKSRLRRYSWLLSQDVASSEELAAFKNRVADSGGNWETIFGGMLIINVPSHIDFDPEAEINNITVNKDR